From the genome of Brevibacterium sp. JSBI002, one region includes:
- a CDS encoding acyltransferase — MFWTVVYVLFRRYYLQPDDETWNPGIAILTGSPFVQLYFLYVLAGLTLLTPFFRLLSVHGSRRLQWGTGLIFLGIGMADQWVSMVFDVGEANIATRFLPMAGFYILGWVLRDIVLSVRGAVLAWVSLIIAVAGTAVWAGLGPGEKPWMFPYEYLSPGVVLASMAAYLLLHFHLREGFGLLHRFYPYSFGVFLLHPLLLYPVRNAMGLPDTVPGVLLHAVIMPIAYALVCAAITWVAVKIPGLRAVFGESRPRNPHTRPRVMKLRPGAKAPPPVASTTPEETAPPEPAGSSAFETDLASEDTARGREPSP, encoded by the coding sequence GTGTTCTGGACGGTCGTGTACGTTCTGTTTCGTCGCTACTACCTGCAGCCCGACGACGAAACCTGGAATCCGGGCATTGCGATTCTCACCGGATCGCCCTTCGTCCAGCTCTACTTCCTCTACGTCCTTGCCGGTCTGACCCTGCTCACCCCGTTCTTCCGCCTGCTGAGTGTCCACGGCTCCCGCCGTCTGCAGTGGGGGACCGGTCTGATCTTCCTCGGCATCGGCATGGCCGACCAGTGGGTGTCGATGGTCTTCGACGTCGGCGAAGCCAATATCGCCACCCGGTTCCTGCCGATGGCCGGTTTCTACATCCTCGGCTGGGTTCTGCGCGATATCGTGCTCTCGGTCAGAGGCGCAGTCCTGGCGTGGGTCAGCCTCATCATCGCGGTCGCTGGAACCGCGGTCTGGGCCGGTCTGGGTCCCGGTGAGAAGCCGTGGATGTTCCCGTACGAATACCTCTCCCCGGGAGTCGTCCTCGCCTCCATGGCCGCTTACCTCCTCCTGCATTTCCATCTGCGCGAAGGCTTCGGGCTGCTGCACCGGTTCTACCCGTATTCCTTCGGTGTGTTCCTCCTCCATCCGCTGCTGCTCTACCCTGTCCGAAATGCCATGGGCCTGCCTGATACCGTTCCAGGCGTCCTTCTCCACGCCGTGATCATGCCGATCGCCTATGCGCTCGTCTGCGCCGCCATCACCTGGGTGGCAGTGAAGATCCCCGGCCTCCGTGCCGTCTTCGGCGAAAGCCGACCCCGCAACCCGCACACCCGACCAAGAGTGATGAAACTCCGACCGGGCGCGAAGGCCCCCCCACCTGTCGCGTCGACGACCCCGGAAGAAACGGCGCCACCCGAGCCGGCCGGGAGCAGCGCTTTCGAGACCGATCTCGCCTCAGAAGACACCGCACGCGGCCGAGAGCCGAGTCCGTAG
- a CDS encoding SDR family oxidoreductase produces MEKLRAVVTGASSGIGAATVRQLREQGWDVVAVARREDKLKALAEETGADYIVADLTDDAAVASMAEQVLAGGVVHSLVANAGAAFGTDTVAEASVGGWRDMFDINVLGVLRVVKALLPALIDSGRGDIVVMSSTAGHQAYEGGGGYVAAKHGTHSMAATLRLELAGEPVRVIEIAPGMVATDEFTFKRVGGDEAKAAKVYEGVENPLTADDVADAVVYTLTRPHHFNVDLMVIRPIAQAAQHKVARNRGL; encoded by the coding sequence ATGGAAAAGCTCAGAGCAGTAGTCACAGGAGCCAGTTCCGGAATCGGTGCGGCCACGGTCCGACAGCTGCGCGAGCAGGGCTGGGACGTCGTCGCCGTGGCCCGCCGTGAGGACAAGCTCAAGGCCCTCGCCGAGGAGACCGGAGCCGACTACATCGTCGCCGACCTCACCGATGACGCCGCCGTGGCGTCCATGGCCGAACAGGTGCTCGCCGGGGGAGTCGTCCATTCCCTCGTGGCCAATGCCGGCGCCGCATTCGGAACCGACACCGTCGCCGAGGCATCGGTCGGCGGATGGCGGGACATGTTCGACATCAACGTCCTCGGCGTTCTGCGCGTCGTCAAAGCACTGCTGCCGGCCCTCATCGATTCCGGCCGCGGAGACATCGTCGTCATGTCCTCGACCGCGGGTCATCAGGCCTATGAGGGCGGCGGTGGCTACGTCGCTGCGAAGCACGGCACCCACTCGATGGCAGCGACCCTGCGCCTCGAACTTGCCGGCGAACCCGTGCGCGTCATCGAGATCGCACCGGGAATGGTCGCCACCGACGAGTTCACCTTCAAGCGCGTCGGCGGTGATGAGGCGAAGGCCGCGAAGGTCTACGAAGGCGTCGAGAACCCGCTGACCGCGGACGACGTCGCCGATGCCGTCGTCTACACGCTCACTCGGCCGCACCATTTCAACGTCGATCTCATGGTCATCCGACCGATCGCCCAGGCCGCTCAGCACAAGGTCGCCCGCAACCGGGGACTGTGA
- a CDS encoding bifunctional folylpolyglutamate synthase/dihydrofolate synthase, protein MSEDNTPAEDPVAAAEELLAAVEDPQTAEQDADSEPLPEPVVDDATRAELARVYALLLARAGETQVELRLDATRRACEILGDIHTAAPTITITGTNGKTSTARMIDSLISAHELRVGRFTSPHLHSVTERISLDGAPVSAHTFVRIYDEIAPYLDIVDAQLEAEGRANLTYFEALTVLAFAVFADAPVDVVVTEVGMGGQWDSTNVADAQVCVFTKIGLDHQAFLGDTIEEIAATKAGILDRSAEDSPAPEPVAVSAVQDEAAQSVLDEEAARRGVTLAAEERDFRLLDRQRAVDGQLITVQGRRDVYSDLFLPLHGIHQAHNAAVAIVAAEAFLGTEDKPLNQETVAEGLARVTSPGRAELLRTGPSVVVDGAHNPDAAHVLADTLAEAFDFDYVVIVLAMLADKDSDGVIEELHRSADVFVVSENLNSRALPADDLAEAAREWVDEDSVIVASDLNAALMKGIDLANSVDAKSPGIVVTGSIYTVAEARLLLGRGEEG, encoded by the coding sequence ATGAGCGAGGACAACACCCCAGCCGAGGATCCGGTGGCAGCAGCTGAGGAGCTGCTGGCCGCTGTCGAAGATCCGCAGACCGCAGAACAGGACGCGGATTCGGAACCTCTGCCCGAACCGGTCGTCGATGACGCCACTCGGGCCGAGCTCGCCCGGGTCTATGCCCTGCTGCTGGCCCGGGCGGGGGAGACGCAGGTCGAGCTGCGCCTCGATGCGACTCGGCGGGCGTGTGAGATCCTCGGCGATATCCACACTGCGGCCCCGACGATCACGATCACGGGCACGAATGGGAAGACCTCGACGGCACGGATGATCGATTCGCTCATCTCCGCTCATGAGCTCCGGGTCGGCCGGTTCACCAGTCCGCACCTGCATTCGGTGACCGAACGGATCTCCCTGGACGGCGCACCCGTGTCCGCTCACACCTTCGTCCGCATCTATGACGAGATCGCCCCGTACCTGGACATCGTCGATGCCCAGCTCGAAGCCGAAGGGCGTGCGAACCTCACCTACTTCGAAGCGCTGACCGTGCTGGCCTTCGCCGTGTTCGCCGATGCTCCGGTCGATGTCGTCGTCACCGAGGTCGGCATGGGCGGACAATGGGATTCGACGAACGTGGCCGATGCCCAGGTGTGCGTGTTCACGAAGATCGGTCTCGATCATCAGGCGTTCCTCGGTGACACCATCGAGGAGATCGCCGCGACCAAGGCTGGAATCCTCGATCGCAGCGCCGAGGACAGCCCGGCCCCCGAACCTGTTGCCGTGTCTGCCGTCCAGGACGAGGCCGCACAGTCGGTCCTCGACGAGGAAGCTGCCCGCCGTGGGGTTACGCTGGCGGCTGAGGAGCGGGACTTCCGTCTCCTCGACCGGCAGCGTGCCGTCGACGGTCAGCTCATCACGGTCCAGGGCCGCAGAGACGTCTATTCCGACCTGTTCCTGCCGCTGCACGGAATTCACCAGGCCCACAATGCCGCGGTCGCGATCGTGGCAGCCGAGGCCTTCCTCGGAACTGAAGACAAGCCGCTCAATCAAGAGACGGTGGCCGAGGGGCTGGCCCGCGTGACCTCACCGGGTCGTGCGGAACTCCTGCGCACGGGACCCAGCGTTGTCGTCGACGGCGCCCATAACCCGGATGCCGCGCACGTGCTGGCCGACACCCTCGCCGAGGCGTTCGACTTCGACTATGTCGTCATCGTGCTGGCGATGCTGGCGGACAAGGACAGCGACGGGGTCATCGAAGAGCTCCATCGCAGTGCGGATGTGTTCGTCGTCAGCGAGAATCTCAACTCCCGTGCGCTGCCGGCAGACGACCTCGCCGAGGCGGCGCGGGAATGGGTCGACGAGGATTCCGTCATCGTCGCCTCCGATCTCAATGCCGCTCTGATGAAGGGCATCGACCTGGCCAACAGCGTCGATGCGAAGAGCCCGGGAATCGTCGTCACAGGCTCCATCTACACAGTGGCCGAAGCGCGCCTGCTGCTCGGACGTGGGGAGGAGGGATGA
- a CDS encoding DUF4233 domain-containing protein — protein MKSKYPVLCGSILICELVVVYFAVLTTFGLSVKSAQTLTLAQLLIGASVIAVLAIIAVILLPRQIGAKRPGVIIGWAVQGLLLASGFVLTSMFFVAALFIALWAVAVYWSARIDREVAARG, from the coding sequence ATGAAATCGAAGTACCCCGTGCTCTGCGGATCGATCCTCATCTGCGAGCTCGTCGTCGTCTACTTCGCCGTGCTCACGACATTCGGCTTGTCGGTGAAGTCAGCGCAGACTCTGACCCTGGCGCAGCTGCTCATCGGCGCCTCGGTCATCGCAGTGCTGGCCATCATCGCAGTCATCCTGCTGCCGCGGCAGATCGGTGCGAAACGTCCCGGTGTGATCATCGGGTGGGCGGTGCAGGGGCTGCTGCTGGCCTCCGGCTTCGTGCTCACCTCGATGTTCTTCGTCGCAGCGCTGTTCATCGCCCTGTGGGCCGTGGCCGTGTACTGGTCGGCTCGCATCGATCGTGAGGTCGCCGCGCGCGGCTGA
- the valS gene encoding valine--tRNA ligase, translating into MNTPAFSDSTHESVNLPDKPALEGLRDKWDAAWSEQNVYAFDVDTDREQVYSIDTPPPTASGSLHVGHVFSYTQTDIIARYQRMTGKNVFYPLGWDDNGLPTERRVQNYYGVTCDPGQPYDPDFQPPEKAPKNSRDFVKVSRQNFIELCEKLSAEDEKVFEDLFRSTGLSVDWKYTYRTIDDDSRAVSQRAFLTDLTNGHAYSQDAPTMWDVTFGTAVAQAELEDREREGAYHKVKFFPEGADRLADTSAEPIIILTSRPELIPSVVALVAHPDDERYASLFGTNVVSPLFGVSVEIRAHELAKSDKGTGIAMVCTFGDLTDVTWWRELDLPTRAVINRGGRLNLEVPEWIANSPKSDAVANYEALAGKTTFSARKDIAQMLIDSGDLIGEIEPITHPVPFYEKGDKPLEVVTSRQWYIRNGGRSAELRDALIARGREIEWHPAYMRSRYENWVENLNGDWLVSRQRFFGVPIPLWYRLDADGQPDYDDPIVPESLPCDPIAEAPAGFTDDQRDVPGGFTADPDVLDTWATSSLTPQLLGGWSRDEEFFDKVFPFDLRPQGHDIIRTWLFSTVVRANSLNDAAPWKHAGLSGWILDPDRKKMSKSKGNVVVPSDILGEAKPGFGPDAVRYWAASAKLGADTAYDVTQMQIGRRLAMKLLNASKFALAQGVHAGLIGQLGAVTHDLDRALLAKLAEVVEQAGKHMAAYDYAHALRVTESFFWEFTDDYVELVKDRSYGSSGSDDQLSAHVTLATALDVLLRLFAPFTPFVTEEVWSWWRTGSVHRAPWPADEVLSHPESSVAPELLASVAAALTEIRRTKTEAKVSQKTEVASVTIQAPATVVSAIKAAEGDLRAAGRIKSLSTEEAGDEITIASIDFVDQD; encoded by the coding sequence ATGAACACACCTGCCTTTTCGGACTCGACGCACGAGTCAGTGAACCTTCCTGACAAGCCGGCCCTCGAGGGGCTGCGGGACAAATGGGACGCCGCGTGGAGTGAGCAGAACGTCTACGCCTTCGACGTCGACACCGATCGCGAGCAGGTCTACTCGATCGACACTCCCCCGCCGACCGCCTCGGGGTCGCTGCATGTCGGACACGTGTTCTCCTATACCCAGACCGACATCATCGCCCGCTATCAGCGGATGACCGGCAAGAACGTGTTCTATCCCCTCGGCTGGGACGACAACGGCCTGCCGACCGAACGTCGCGTGCAGAACTACTACGGAGTCACCTGCGATCCCGGCCAGCCCTACGACCCGGACTTCCAGCCGCCGGAGAAGGCACCGAAGAATTCGCGCGACTTCGTCAAGGTCTCTCGCCAGAACTTCATCGAACTGTGCGAGAAGCTCTCCGCCGAGGACGAGAAGGTGTTCGAGGACCTCTTCCGCTCCACCGGACTGTCCGTGGATTGGAAGTACACCTACCGCACGATCGATGACGATTCGCGTGCGGTGAGCCAGAGGGCCTTCCTCACCGATCTGACGAACGGGCATGCCTATTCGCAGGACGCGCCGACCATGTGGGACGTCACCTTCGGCACTGCTGTGGCTCAGGCCGAACTCGAGGATCGTGAGCGCGAAGGCGCGTACCACAAGGTGAAGTTCTTCCCCGAGGGCGCTGATCGCCTGGCCGACACCTCGGCGGAACCGATCATCATCCTCACCTCGCGTCCGGAGCTCATTCCTTCGGTCGTGGCACTTGTCGCCCATCCCGATGACGAACGCTACGCCTCCCTGTTCGGCACGAACGTCGTTTCGCCGCTCTTCGGTGTCAGCGTCGAGATCCGCGCCCATGAACTTGCGAAGTCCGATAAGGGCACAGGCATTGCCATGGTCTGCACCTTCGGCGACCTCACCGACGTCACGTGGTGGCGTGAACTCGATCTGCCGACCCGTGCGGTGATCAACCGCGGCGGCCGCCTCAACCTCGAGGTGCCTGAGTGGATCGCGAACTCACCGAAGTCCGATGCTGTGGCCAACTATGAGGCGCTGGCAGGAAAGACGACCTTCTCTGCGCGCAAGGACATTGCGCAGATGCTCATCGACTCCGGTGACCTCATCGGTGAGATCGAGCCGATTACGCATCCGGTCCCGTTCTACGAAAAGGGCGACAAGCCGCTCGAGGTCGTCACCAGCCGTCAGTGGTACATCCGCAACGGCGGGCGGTCGGCCGAGCTGCGGGATGCGCTCATCGCCCGCGGTCGCGAGATCGAATGGCATCCGGCGTACATGCGCTCCCGCTACGAGAACTGGGTGGAGAACCTCAACGGCGACTGGCTGGTCTCCCGGCAGCGGTTCTTCGGTGTCCCGATCCCGCTGTGGTACCGCCTCGACGCTGATGGCCAGCCCGATTACGATGACCCGATCGTGCCCGAGTCGCTTCCGTGCGACCCCATCGCCGAGGCTCCTGCCGGCTTCACCGATGACCAGCGTGATGTGCCCGGCGGGTTCACCGCAGACCCGGATGTCCTCGACACCTGGGCGACGTCGTCGCTGACGCCGCAGCTGCTCGGCGGCTGGTCGCGCGACGAGGAGTTCTTCGACAAGGTCTTCCCCTTCGACCTGCGTCCGCAGGGACACGACATCATCCGCACCTGGCTGTTCTCCACCGTCGTCCGGGCGAACTCGCTCAACGATGCGGCACCGTGGAAGCATGCCGGCCTGTCTGGGTGGATCCTCGATCCGGACCGGAAGAAGATGTCGAAGTCCAAGGGCAATGTCGTGGTTCCGTCGGACATCCTCGGCGAGGCGAAGCCGGGATTCGGTCCCGACGCGGTCCGCTACTGGGCGGCCAGCGCGAAACTCGGTGCGGACACCGCCTATGACGTCACGCAGATGCAGATCGGCCGCCGGCTGGCGATGAAGCTGCTCAACGCCTCGAAGTTCGCTCTGGCACAGGGAGTGCACGCCGGTCTCATCGGTCAGCTCGGCGCCGTCACCCACGATCTCGATCGGGCCCTGCTGGCGAAGCTTGCCGAGGTCGTCGAGCAGGCCGGGAAGCATATGGCCGCTTACGACTATGCTCATGCACTGCGTGTGACCGAGAGCTTCTTCTGGGAGTTCACCGACGACTATGTCGAGCTCGTCAAGGACCGTTCCTACGGCTCGTCGGGATCTGACGATCAGCTGTCGGCGCACGTCACCTTGGCCACTGCTCTGGATGTCCTGCTGCGTCTGTTCGCTCCGTTCACTCCCTTCGTCACCGAAGAGGTCTGGTCCTGGTGGCGCACCGGTTCGGTCCACCGTGCGCCGTGGCCGGCAGATGAGGTGCTGAGCCATCCGGAATCGTCCGTCGCTCCCGAGCTGCTGGCCTCGGTGGCAGCCGCACTGACCGAGATCCGCCGCACGAAGACCGAGGCCAAGGTGTCGCAGAAGACCGAGGTCGCTTCCGTGACCATTCAGGCGCCGGCCACCGTCGTCTCCGCGATCAAGGCGGCAGAAGGCGACCTCAGGGCCGCGGGCCGTATCAAGTCCCTGAGCACCGAGGAAGCCGGCGATGAGATCACCATTGCCTCGATCGACTTCGTCGACCAGGACTGA
- the ndk gene encoding nucleoside-diphosphate kinase, which yields MERTLILIKPDGVARGLVGQIVARIEAKGYAIDALDLRSATAAELAAHYAEHEGKPFYQPLVDFMSEGPIVSIIASGQGVIPGFRSLAGATDPTAAAPGTIRGDLGRDWGEKVQKNLVHGSDSTESAEREIGIWYPAEG from the coding sequence ATGGAACGTACGCTCATCCTCATCAAGCCCGACGGAGTCGCTCGCGGACTCGTCGGACAGATCGTGGCCCGAATCGAAGCCAAGGGCTATGCGATCGACGCCTTGGATCTCCGTTCGGCCACCGCCGCCGAACTGGCAGCCCATTATGCGGAGCACGAAGGCAAGCCCTTCTACCAGCCGCTGGTCGACTTCATGTCCGAAGGGCCGATCGTCTCGATCATCGCCTCCGGTCAGGGCGTCATCCCCGGCTTCCGGTCCTTGGCCGGTGCCACCGACCCGACGGCAGCTGCTCCGGGTACGATCCGCGGCGATCTCGGTCGCGACTGGGGTGAGAAGGTGCAGAAGAACCTCGTCCACGGTTCCGATTCCACCGAATCGGCTGAACGGGAGATCGGAATCTGGTACCCGGCCGAAGGCTGA
- a CDS encoding AIM24 family protein, with translation MRSELFSKRNAEVQNQERWTLQSHKMLRSVVTPNAPMIATKGAMVAYQGDVHFTHQGSKSVGQFMKKAATGEGGNVMRVEGHGEVFFAREASNIFMMALEGPQDALTVNTANLLAFDDALSWEIKRIKGGVGAMVSGSGLFNLELGGQGTAAICCKGEPMVLDCSQQPTFVDPQAAVCWSSALAPQIKTDVSVGTFFGRGSGESVQLAFHGPGFVVVQPAENAVYSATTS, from the coding sequence GTGAGAAGCGAACTCTTTTCCAAACGCAATGCCGAGGTCCAGAACCAAGAGCGCTGGACGCTCCAGTCGCACAAGATGCTGCGTTCGGTGGTCACGCCGAACGCGCCGATGATCGCCACCAAGGGCGCAATGGTCGCCTATCAGGGAGATGTCCACTTCACCCACCAAGGGTCGAAGTCGGTCGGCCAGTTCATGAAGAAGGCAGCCACCGGCGAGGGCGGGAACGTCATGCGCGTCGAGGGACACGGAGAAGTGTTCTTCGCCAGGGAAGCCTCGAACATCTTCATGATGGCGCTCGAAGGTCCACAGGACGCGCTGACCGTCAACACCGCAAACCTGCTCGCCTTCGACGACGCGCTCAGCTGGGAGATCAAACGCATCAAGGGCGGCGTCGGTGCAATGGTCAGCGGTTCGGGACTGTTCAACCTCGAACTTGGCGGACAGGGCACTGCCGCGATCTGCTGCAAGGGTGAGCCCATGGTCCTCGACTGCTCGCAGCAGCCGACCTTCGTCGACCCGCAGGCAGCCGTCTGCTGGTCCTCGGCGCTGGCCCCGCAGATCAAGACCGACGTCAGCGTCGGCACATTCTTCGGTCGCGGCTCCGGTGAGTCCGTGCAGCTGGCATTCCACGGCCCCGGCTTCGTCGTCGTCCAGCCCGCAGAGAACGCCGTCTACTCGGCCACTACCAGCTGA
- the ileS gene encoding isoleucine--tRNA ligase encodes MTQKDAHDSALYPKVSTSTFGLSSSPNFPAIEDAVLRYWQEDDTFKASIAQRDAGENGENEFVFYDGPPFANGLPHYGHLLTGYVKDVVPRFQTMRGKKVDRRFGWDTHGLPAELEAERQLGITDKSEIGRMGLAAFNDACRSSVLRYTQEWEEYVTRQGRWVDFDNDYKTLNVEYMESVIWAFKQLWDKGLVYEGYRVLPYCWKDETPLSNHELRMDDDVYKMRQDPAVTLGYKLKDSDEWVLIWTTTPWTVPSNQAVAVNPEIPLVAVVPGEDGAEELQGKTLILAEARLGAYARELGAGPQVLRTFPGSELVGVSYEPPFPYFEGRQEEFGENMHTILAADFVTVEDGTGIVHQSPAFGEEDKELTDSYGITAARPVDDAGRFDTTVPDYAGQQVFDANKAIIKDLRNHTGPMESRGALLVRHESYEHSYPHCWRCRNPLIYRAVSSWFVRVTEFKDRMVELNEQINWVPDNVKHGQFGKWLENARDWSISRNRFWGSPIPVWISSDPAYPRTDVYGSLAEIEADFGRLPRNDSGDVDLHRPWVDDLTRPNPDDPTGNSVMQRIPEIFDVWFDSGSMSYAQVHYPFENSEWFDNHFPADFIVEYVGQTRGWFYLLHVLATAIFDRPAFTNCISHGIVLGSDGQKMSKSLRNYPDVNEVFNRDGSDAMRWFLMASSILRGGNLVVTEQGIRDGVRQVVLPLWNTWQFFATYSNAADGPAGEKTGYQAQSRYDSSQVLDRYLLAKTHDLITEFAEAMEGLDIWAACELVRSYLDMLTNWYVRRSRRRFWDGGTDTHESFDVFYTCLEAFCRVAAPLLPFTVEEIYRGLTGQRSVHLADYPDAEAFPADADLVAAMDLTRDICSTASSVRKANQLRVRLPLSQLTVATDTDLSSDFTEIIADELNVRTVEVLDVAEAEAAGFSLSQNLVVNARAAGPRLGKQVQQVIKASKSGDWSVTDGAVVSGGIELVDGEYTLESVAESGTEGMELAALDSGFLALDTRVTPELEAEGMARDAVRAIQGIRKQLDLDISDRIAVTIEAGTEVVAALEPHVDLIAGETLTTTLDFGPVDAGAEVFSPEELPGGTRLAVKLA; translated from the coding sequence GTGACCCAGAAGGACGCTCATGACTCAGCTCTCTATCCCAAGGTATCGACCTCGACCTTCGGACTCTCGTCGTCCCCGAACTTCCCTGCCATCGAAGACGCTGTGCTGCGCTACTGGCAGGAGGACGACACCTTCAAGGCGTCGATCGCCCAACGCGACGCCGGCGAGAACGGCGAGAACGAATTCGTCTTCTACGACGGACCTCCCTTCGCCAACGGCCTGCCCCACTACGGTCACCTGCTCACCGGCTACGTCAAGGACGTCGTCCCGCGCTTCCAGACGATGCGCGGCAAGAAGGTCGACCGCCGCTTCGGCTGGGACACCCACGGACTGCCGGCCGAGCTCGAAGCCGAACGTCAGCTGGGCATCACCGACAAGTCCGAGATCGGCCGCATGGGACTGGCCGCATTCAACGACGCCTGCCGCTCCTCGGTCCTCCGCTACACCCAGGAATGGGAAGAGTATGTGACCCGTCAGGGTCGGTGGGTCGACTTCGACAATGACTACAAGACGCTCAACGTCGAATACATGGAAAGCGTCATCTGGGCGTTCAAGCAGCTCTGGGACAAAGGCCTCGTCTACGAGGGCTACCGCGTGCTCCCGTACTGCTGGAAGGACGAGACGCCGCTGTCGAACCATGAGCTGCGCATGGACGATGACGTGTACAAGATGCGTCAGGATCCGGCAGTGACCCTCGGTTACAAACTCAAGGACTCCGACGAGTGGGTCCTCATTTGGACGACGACCCCGTGGACGGTTCCGTCGAACCAGGCCGTGGCCGTCAACCCGGAGATCCCGCTCGTCGCAGTGGTCCCCGGTGAAGATGGTGCCGAAGAACTTCAGGGCAAGACCCTCATCCTCGCCGAGGCACGTCTGGGTGCCTATGCTCGTGAACTCGGTGCCGGACCGCAGGTTCTGCGCACCTTCCCCGGCAGCGAACTCGTCGGCGTCTCCTATGAACCTCCGTTCCCGTACTTCGAGGGCCGTCAGGAGGAGTTCGGCGAGAACATGCACACGATCCTCGCAGCGGACTTCGTCACCGTCGAAGACGGCACCGGAATCGTTCACCAGTCGCCCGCCTTCGGTGAAGAGGACAAGGAACTCACCGACTCCTACGGCATCACCGCGGCCCGTCCCGTCGACGACGCCGGTCGCTTCGATACGACCGTTCCCGACTACGCCGGCCAGCAGGTCTTCGACGCCAACAAGGCGATCATCAAGGACCTGCGCAACCACACGGGTCCGATGGAGTCGCGGGGTGCTCTGCTGGTCCGCCATGAATCCTACGAGCACTCCTACCCGCACTGCTGGCGCTGCCGGAACCCGCTGATCTACCGTGCGGTGTCCTCCTGGTTCGTCCGCGTCACCGAGTTCAAGGACCGCATGGTGGAACTCAACGAGCAGATCAACTGGGTGCCGGACAACGTCAAGCACGGACAGTTCGGCAAATGGCTGGAAAACGCCCGCGACTGGTCGATCTCGCGCAACCGCTTCTGGGGTTCGCCGATCCCCGTGTGGATCTCCTCCGACCCGGCGTACCCGCGCACCGACGTCTACGGTTCCCTGGCCGAGATCGAAGCCGACTTCGGACGTCTGCCGCGCAACGACTCCGGAGACGTCGACCTCCACCGCCCGTGGGTCGATGACCTCACCCGCCCGAACCCGGACGATCCGACCGGCAATTCCGTGATGCAGCGCATCCCGGAGATCTTCGACGTCTGGTTCGACTCCGGTTCGATGAGCTACGCCCAGGTGCACTACCCGTTCGAGAACTCCGAATGGTTCGACAACCACTTCCCGGCCGACTTCATCGTCGAATACGTGGGACAGACACGCGGCTGGTTCTATCTGCTGCACGTTCTGGCCACGGCGATCTTCGACCGACCAGCTTTCACGAACTGCATCTCCCACGGCATCGTGCTCGGCTCCGACGGGCAGAAGATGTCGAAGTCCCTGCGCAACTACCCCGATGTCAACGAGGTATTCAACCGCGACGGCTCGGATGCCATGCGCTGGTTCCTCATGGCTTCGTCCATCCTGCGCGGCGGCAACCTCGTCGTCACCGAACAGGGCATTCGCGATGGTGTCCGACAGGTTGTGCTCCCGCTGTGGAACACATGGCAGTTCTTCGCCACCTACTCCAACGCGGCCGATGGTCCGGCGGGGGAGAAGACCGGTTACCAGGCACAGTCCCGCTACGACTCGTCTCAGGTCCTCGACAGGTACCTCCTGGCAAAGACGCACGACCTCATCACCGAGTTCGCCGAGGCGATGGAGGGCCTCGACATCTGGGCGGCTTGCGAACTCGTGCGCAGCTACCTCGACATGCTCACGAACTGGTATGTGCGTCGTTCGCGTCGCCGGTTCTGGGACGGCGGCACCGACACTCATGAGTCCTTCGACGTCTTCTATACCTGCCTGGAGGCATTCTGCCGCGTGGCCGCACCCCTGCTGCCGTTCACGGTCGAGGAGATCTATCGCGGACTGACCGGGCAGCGGTCGGTGCACCTGGCCGACTACCCGGATGCTGAGGCATTCCCTGCCGACGCCGACCTCGTCGCGGCGATGGACCTCACCCGCGATATCTGCTCAACGGCCTCCTCGGTGCGCAAGGCCAACCAGCTGCGGGTGCGCCTGCCGCTGTCGCAGCTGACAGTCGCCACCGACACTGACCTGAGTTCTGACTTCACCGAGATCATCGCGGATGAGCTCAATGTGCGTACCGTCGAGGTCCTCGACGTCGCCGAGGCGGAGGCCGCCGGCTTCTCCCTGTCGCAGAATCTCGTCGTCAACGCCCGTGCCGCCGGACCCCGTCTGGGCAAACAGGTCCAGCAGGTCATCAAGGCCTCGAAGTCAGGCGACTGGTCCGTCACCGACGGCGCCGTCGTCAGCGGCGGAATCGAGCTCGTCGACGGCGAGTACACCCTCGAATCCGTGGCCGAATCCGGCACCGAGGGCATGGAACTCGCGGCACTCGACTCCGGCTTCCTCGCCCTCGACACCCGGGTCACACCCGAGCTCGAGGCCGAAGGCATGGCACGTGATGCCGTGCGCGCCATCCAGGGCATCCGCAAGCAGCTCGATCTCGATATCTCCGACCGGATCGCCGTCACCATCGAAGCCGGCACCGAGGTGGTCGCCGCGCTCGAGCCTCACGTCGACCTCATCGCCGGTGAGACCCTGACGACCACTCTGGACTTCGGCCCGGTCGACGCCGGTGCCGAGGTTTTCAGCCCCGAAGAGCTCCCCGGCGGCACCCGTCTGGCGGTGAAGCTGGCATGA